The following is a genomic window from Sphingomonas sinipercae.
GCCCGGATAGTCGTAAAGGCCGCCGGAATGCCGTTGATGACGGTACGCTGCACCGGCGGCGCGTATGCCTGCTGACGCTGGCCGCTAAGCTCGGTCAAGACGGCGCCGACGTAGGATTCAAGGGAGCCCGTGTAGCGCCCCCCGAAAACTGGGCCTGGCCGGCGGAGCCCTTGATCGACACTTCGCGGGTGCCGTTCTGCATCAGGTAGCCGACCGGGACCGCGAACTGGATGCGAAGGTCGGGATGGGTGAACGTCCGCCCGTCGATAATCCCCTGCTCGGGATCGTCGTCGACATAGACTCCGTCGATCTGGCTGAGGAATTGGTCGCGGTTGCGAAGCCCGGTGCCAAGCCGGCGCGTGCGCTGGGCTTCGGCGGTGGCCCGCTGCAGGCGATTCTGGGTCAGCGGGTGGGTGCTTGCCCATTCCGGCAGCTGTCGGCTGTCCTGCCCCTGGACCCTGGCTTCAAGCGCGGTGGCGCGGCCGATGGCCGCGAGGATCCCACCCGCACCGGCCGGGTCGTAGCCGGCCTGGGTCATGTAGCGGATGCCGAGCGTATCCGACTGATATTCCTGGTCGCGCGAGAAGCTCAGGGTTTGCAATTGCGCGGACAGTTGGCTGCGCTGGGCGACGTAATTGCCGAAGCTGCCGCCGACGACACTGCCGAGCAGGACGCCAAGGATGCTGCCGATGCTGTTGCGCCGGGATGCCGCCTCCCGCTGCTGGGCATGTTGAGCGGCGACGTGGCCGATTTCGTGCCCAAGAGCGAAAGCGAGCTGCGATTCGTCGTCCATCAGGCCCAGCAGCTGCCGGGTGATGTAGACGTAGCCGCCCGGCACGGTGAACGCGTTCTCCACCGCCGAATTGAGCACCGTGAATCGCAGCGATGGGTTGGGCACGCCCGAATAGGCGCCGACCTTGCGTCCGACCGAATCGACATAAGCAGCGCGCGCGCCGGTCTCGGCGCCGCCGAACTCGGCGACCAGCTTGGGGTGATCGCGCTGCGCCTCCGCGACGTAGCGCGGATCGAGCGGCCGCGACGCATATTGCGCGGTCACCGCCGTCGAGGTGAGCGCGACAACGGCCCCGGTCGCCAACAGGAAAGCTTTACGCATGATTCTCGTGCCTCGTTTGTCTGCCCGGCGGGAAATTAGTTTCGGCCGTTGAACGAGGAATGACTGAAGCGGGTTCCTGCCCCTGCGGTTCAGCCGATGGCGAGGAATTTGGCGCGGCGCTGCGCGATCAGCTCACGCGGGCCAAGTGAAGCGCAACCGCGCAATTCCTCGACGATCGCTTCCTTGAGCGATTGCATGGCAACGTCCGGATCGCGGTGCGCGCCGCCGATCGGTTCCGGGACGATTCGATCGACCACGCCCAGCGACTGCAAGTCCTGGGCGGTGATGCGCATTGCTTCGGCCGCGTCGGCGGCCTTGTCCGCGGTGCGCCACAGGATCGACGCGCAGCCTTCCGGCGAAATTACCGAATAGACCGCATGTTCGAACATCAGCACCCGGTTCGCCGCGGCCAGCGCAACCGCACCGCCGGAGCCGCCTTCGCCGACGATCACGGCGATCAGCGGCACGTTGAGTGCCAGGCATTCCTGGGTCGACCGGGCGATCGCTTCCGCCTGGCCACGTTCCTCCGCCTCCACTCCCGGGAAGGCGCCCGGCGTATCGACCAAGGTCACGACTGGAAGGCCGAAGCGGTTTGCAAGCTGCATCAGCCGGATGGCTTTGCGATAGCCCTCCGGCTTGGCCATGCCGAAATTGTGCCGCAGGCGCGAAGCGGTGTCCTCGCCCTTCTCGTGGCCGATCAGCACCACGCGCTGGCCTTCGATCCGCGCCAGCCCGCCCATGATCGCCGCATCGTCGGCAAATGCGCGATCGCCGGCGAGCGGGACAAAATCTTGGGCGATGGCGACGACGAAATCCTTGAAGTGCGGGCGCTCCGGGTGGCGGGCGACAAGCGCCTTCTGCCACGGGGTCAGCCGCCCATAAGTGTCGCTCAGCAGCTTGGCGGCCTTCGCCTCCAGCCGGTCGACATCGGCATGAATGTCGATGTCGCCACCATTGGCGGTTTCGCGAAGTTCGCGAACCCGAGCCTCCAGTTCGGCGATGGGCTTTTCGAATTCCAGGTACGTCGGCATTGGCAGCGGCGGGTAGGCGCGGCAGCGCTAAGCGTCAACGATTGGCGTCGGCCAGCGGGTGGCGCGAATTGACCAGCTCGATCAACCGCGACGAATCGACGTGGGTGTAGATTTGCGTCGTGCCGATGTCGGCATGGCCCAGCAGCGCCTGCAGGACACGCAAGTCGGCGCCGCCGGCCAGGAGATGCGTCGCAAAGGCATGGCGAAGCACGTGTGGGCTGATCCGTTCGGGCGCGATGCCGGCGTGGGCCGCCATTTCGCGCACCAGCTGGAACAGGCGCACGCGGCTGATGTGCGACTTATTGCCCGGGAACAGCCACAGGCCTGCCTTCGGCACGTGCTCCAGCCAGCGTTCGACCGCTTCCTCGGCACGGGTCGAAATCGGCACGAGCCGCTCCTTCTGGCCCTTGCCGAGCAGGATCAGGAACGCCTGCCCCTTGCGGAGTGCGCCGCGCGGCAGCGAAACCAGCTCGCTCGCGCGCAGGCCCGACCCGTAAAGCAGCTCGAGCAAGGCAAGATTGCGCAGCGCAAGCGGCTCCCCGCTCGCCGCGCGCTGCTCGGCATCTTCGAACAGCCGCTTCACGTCCTCGCTATCGAGCACGCGCGGCAGCGGGCGTTGCAGACGCGGCTTCGGCAGGGCATCGGACGGATCGTCCGCGCGAAGCTGGTCGTCGACGAGGAACCGGTAGAAGCGGCGAAGCGCGGCCGAGCGCCGGGCGACGGTGGCCGTGGACAGGTCCCGCCAGCATTCGCCCAGGCGCCCGACGGCCAGCTCGCTCGCCTCGCCGAGGGTTCCGCCAAGGTCCTCCGCCGCCTTTTCAAGATCGCTGCGATAAGCCGATAGCGTGTTGCGTGAGGCGCCTGCCTCCGCTGCCATCATGTCCAGGAAGCGATCGACCAGGGCTCGGTCGGCCCCGGTCACGCGCGTGACAGCGCCTCGGCGGCAATCATCCGCGCGGTAAAGTCCTGGCCCGTCCGCTTCAGCGCGGAGACGGAATGGAACAGGTGGCTCGAAGGGAGTTGGCCGAACCCGGACGCCTGGAAACCCGTGCCGGAAAGAACGAGCACGCTTCCCGATTGCCCACGCGCGGCAGCCGCATCGACCAGCGCGGTCCAGCGCGATGAACGGGCGATGCCAAGCCCGAACTTGCGATTGAG
Proteins encoded in this region:
- a CDS encoding acetyl-CoA carboxylase carboxyltransferase subunit alpha, yielding MPTYLEFEKPIAELEARVRELRETANGGDIDIHADVDRLEAKAAKLLSDTYGRLTPWQKALVARHPERPHFKDFVVAIAQDFVPLAGDRAFADDAAIMGGLARIEGQRVVLIGHEKGEDTASRLRHNFGMAKPEGYRKAIRLMQLANRFGLPVVTLVDTPGAFPGVEAEERGQAEAIARSTQECLALNVPLIAVIVGEGGSGGAVALAAANRVLMFEHAVYSVISPEGCASILWRTADKAADAAEAMRITAQDLQSLGVVDRIVPEPIGGAHRDPDVAMQSLKEAIVEELRGCASLGPRELIAQRRAKFLAIG
- a CDS encoding M48 family metalloprotease gives rise to the protein MRKAFLLATGAVVALTSTAVTAQYASRPLDPRYVAEAQRDHPKLVAEFGGAETGARAAYVDSVGRKVGAYSGVPNPSLRFTVLNSAVENAFTVPGGYVYITRQLLGLMDDESQLAFALGHEIGHVAAQHAQQREAASRRNSIGSILGVLLGSVVGGSFGNYVAQRSQLSAQLQTLSFSRDQEYQSDTLGIRYMTQAGYDPAGAGGILAAIGRATALEARVQGQDSRQLPEWASTHPLTQNRLQRATAEAQRTRRLGTGLRNRDQFLSQIDGVYVDDDPEQGIIDGRTFTHPDLRIQFAVPVGYLMQNGTREVSIKGSAGQAQFSGGATRAPLNPTSAPS
- a CDS encoding tyrosine recombinase; the encoded protein is MTGADRALVDRFLDMMAAEAGASRNTLSAYRSDLEKAAEDLGGTLGEASELAVGRLGECWRDLSTATVARRSAALRRFYRFLVDDQLRADDPSDALPKPRLQRPLPRVLDSEDVKRLFEDAEQRAASGEPLALRNLALLELLYGSGLRASELVSLPRGALRKGQAFLILLGKGQKERLVPISTRAEEAVERWLEHVPKAGLWLFPGNKSHISRVRLFQLVREMAAHAGIAPERISPHVLRHAFATHLLAGGADLRVLQALLGHADIGTTQIYTHVDSSRLIELVNSRHPLADANR